One window of Toxotes jaculatrix isolate fToxJac2 chromosome 19, fToxJac2.pri, whole genome shotgun sequence genomic DNA carries:
- the LOC121200057 gene encoding alpha-1-antitrypsin homolog, translated as MRGFLASCSFAALLLAVACTHHGHHHGSGHSHEGEHTCHKLSPPNADFGFALYKSLNAKAAAGKNIFYSPLGISTALSMLSTGARGETHRQLFSGLGYGALNQAQVNEAYHHLFHLLGHSQENQQLDVGSAVAVRSGFNPLEAFLKDIKHYYSGESLNVDFTKPEEAAAEINRFIAGKTQDKIKDMVKDLDPDLAMVLINYVFFRGQWERPFDGNLTHKADFHVDEATTVQVDMMRRMGRYDFYQDTDNHTTVIMLPYKGNTSMMIVLPDEGKMNEVEGYINKDYVRHWHDKLFRNSVSLFLPKFSISVDASLADTLKELGMTDAFSDNADFSGMSDEVKLKVSKVSHQAVLSVDETGTEAAATTTIEVMPMSLPETMTLNRPFLVFILEHSTRSILFMGKINNPTAV; from the exons ATGCGTGGTTTCCTTGCTAGTTGTTCTTTCGCAGcactgctgctggctgtagcctgCACACACCACGGCCATCACCACGGTTCTGGACACAGCCATGAGGGCGAGCACACCTGCCACAAGCTGTCCCCTCCCAATGCCGACTTCGGCTTTGCCCTCTACAAAAGTCTGAATGCCAAGGCTGCTGCTGGAAAGAACATCTTCTACTCACCACTGGGCATCTCCACCGCCCTGTCCATGCTGTCGACCGGGGCCCGTGGtgaaacacacaggcagctgttCTCCGGCTTGGGTTACGGCGCTCTCAACCAGGCACAGGTCAACGAAGCTTACCACCATCTTTTCCACTTGCTTGGCCACAGCCAGGAGAATCAGCAGTTGGATGTCGGCAGTGCTGTTGCAGTGCGCTCTGGCTTCAATCCTCTGGAGGCGTTCCTGAAGGATATCAAGCACTACTACTCTGGTGAGAGCTTGAATGTCGACTTTACAAAACCTGAGGAGGCTGCAGCTGAGATTAACAGATTCATCGCCGGTAAAACACAGGACAAGATAAAAGATATGGTGAAGGACTTGGATCCTGACCTGGCCATGGTGCTGATCAACTACGTCTTCTTCAGAG GACAGTGGGAGAGACCCTTCGATGGTAACCTGACGCACAAGGCTGACTTCCATGTGGACGAAGCCACCACAGTTCAGGTGGACATGATGAGGAGGATGGGACGCTACGACTTCTATCAGGACACTGACAACCACACCACTGTCATCATGCTGCCGTACAAGGGAAACACCTCCATGATGATCGTCCTGCCTGATGAAGGCAAAATGAATGAGGTGGAGGGCTACATCAACAAGGACTACGTCAGGCACTGGCACGACAAGCTCTTCAGGAA CTCTGTGAGTCTGTTCTTGCCTAAATTTTCCATCTCCGTTGACGCCTCTCTGGCTGACACACTTAAAGAATTGGGAATGACGGATGCTTTTTCAGACAACGCTGATTTCTCTGGCATGTCTGACGAGGTCAAGCTCAAAGTCTCAAAG GTGTCCCACCAGGCTGTGCTAAGCGTGGATGAAACAGGAACAGAGGCAGCAGCCACCACCACCATTGAAGTCATGCCCATGAGTTTGCCTGAAACCATGACACTCAACAGACCCTTCTTGGTCTTCATCCTGGAGCATTCAACGAGGAGTATCCTCTTCATGGGCAAGATCAACAACCCCACAGCCGTATAA